In one Macrobrachium rosenbergii isolate ZJJX-2024 chromosome 53, ASM4041242v1, whole genome shotgun sequence genomic region, the following are encoded:
- the LOC136834157 gene encoding zinc finger protein OZF-like yields MTVEESEIVGNLVNENDVGRKAKMSILECQLKSETEDPVSPSLIKNENVGLVGSGSDAAARYTSVSLDSVTEIKTELKTEVEGEALACRECGKAFSSKTPLERHFRSHTGKRPDASGECGKAFAQKSSLKEHTKARNGERPYNCDSCGKSFSKRSHIKIHMRNHTGERPFVCKDCGKSFSNKSHFKRHTRNHTGERPFVCSDCGKSFSQKSNLTAHTRNHTGERPFACNDCGKSFSRKWYLKYHVAIHTGERPFVCKDCGKSFSQNSDLKCHMAIHTGERPFVCKDCGRLFSKKSNLKSHMRNHTGSV; encoded by the exons ATGACAGTAGAAGAAAGTGAAATAGTTGGTAATCTTGTAAATGAAAACGATGTTGGACGAAAGGCTAAAATGAGCATCTTGGAATGTCAGTTGAAAAGCGAGACCGAGGATCCAGTATCCCCGTCTCTCATCAAGAATGAAAATGTGGGTCTAGTGGGCAGTGGCAGTGATGCCGCAGCCAGGTATACCTCCGTATCTTTAGATTCAGTGACGGAAATCAAGACGGAACTGAAGACGGAAGTGGAG GGGGAAGCCCTTGCGTGCAGGGAATGTGGGAAAGCCTTTTCCTCGAAGACTCCCCTGGAACGACATTTCCGGAGCCATACCGGGAAGAGGCCGGATGCCTCTGGTGAGTGTGGAAAGGCATTCGCCCAGAAGTCCAGCCTCAAAGAACACACGAAGGCCCGCAATGGAGAGAGGCCATACAATTGTGACAGTTGCGGGAAGTCATTCTCCAAGAGGTCACATATCAAGATCCACATGAGGAATCACACCGGGGAGAGGCCTTtcgtgtgcaaggactgtgggaagtcgttctccaaTAAGTCACATTTCAAGAGGCACACGAGGAaccacacgggggagaggcccttcgtgtgcagtgactgtgggaagtcgttctcccagaaatcgAATCTCACGGCCCACACGAGGAaccacacgggggagaggcccttcgcgtgcaatgactgtgggaagtcgttctcccggAAATGGTATCTCAAGTACCACGTGGcgatccacacgggggagaggcccttcgtgtgcaaggactgtgggaagtcgttctcccagaacTCGGATCTCAAGTgccacatggcaatccacacgggggagaggcccttcgtgtgcaaggactgtgggaggTTGTTCTCCAAGAAATCAAATCTCAAGAGCCATATGAGGAACCACACGGGCTCAGTATGA